In Primulina eburnea isolate SZY01 chromosome 5, ASM2296580v1, whole genome shotgun sequence, a single window of DNA contains:
- the LOC140833074 gene encoding sm-like protein LSM4 encodes MLPLSLLKTAQGHPMLVELKNGETYNGHLVNCDTWMNIHLREVICTSKDGDRFWRMPECYVRGNTIKYLRVPDEVIDKVQEETKRSDRKPPGVGRGRGRGRDENSAGRSSKGIGRGGIDDGGGRGGRGKGLSGSKPSGNRGGGRGRG; translated from the exons ATG CTTCCGCTTTCGCTGCTTAAGACTGCACAAGGGCATCCCATG TTGGTGGAGCTGAAAAATGGGGAAACTTATAATGGGCATTTGGTGAATTGTGATACTTGGATGAATATCCATCTTCGAGAAGTCATCTGTACCTCGAAG GATGGAGATAGATTTTGGAGAATGCCAGAATGCTACGTTCGGGGCAATACAATTAAGTACCTCCGAGTTCCAGATGAG GTCATTGATAAAGTTCAGGAAGAAACTAAGAGATCAG ACCGAAAACCACCTGGAGTTGGACGTGGAAGAGGAAGAGGTAGAGATGAAAACTCAGCTGGAAGATCCTCGAAAGGGATTGGGCGTGGTGGTATAGATGATGGAGGTGGCAGAGGAGGCCGAGGAAAGGGTTTGTCTGGCAGCAAACCGTCCGGTAACAGAG gtggaggtcgtggacgtggttGA